A window of the Gossypium hirsutum isolate 1008001.06 chromosome A03, Gossypium_hirsutum_v2.1, whole genome shotgun sequence genome harbors these coding sequences:
- the LOC107887871 gene encoding uncharacterized protein: MPNYVKFMKDILSKKHRLREFKIVALTEGCIAMLMNKLPPKLTDLWSFTTPCSIGNHYVGKALCDLRVSINLMPMSIFKKLGIGKGRPTTVTLQLVDRSYAHPEGKIEDVLVRVDKFIFPVNFLILECEADHDVLIILGRLFLTTGRTLIDVQKGKLTIRVNDQKVTFNVFNALKCVDENEKCHTIDLIKALLDEFTKFCYGNSCSEDDLMEQGDTVSFEELDEFMEAQLITDRPGKKFESLDLSK; the protein is encoded by the coding sequence ATGCCCAATTAcgtgaaattcatgaaagatatacTATCGAAGAAACACAGATTGAGAGAATTTAAGATTgttgctctcactgaagggtgTATAGCAATGTTAATGAATAAGTTGCCTCCAAAGTTAACGGACCTATGGAGTTTCACTACtccatgttcaattggaaatcattatgtagGAAAAGCATTATGTGATTTAAGAgtaagtataaatctaatgcctatgtctattttcaagaagCTAGGAATTGGGAAAGGGAGACCTACCACAGTAACATTGCAATTGGTTGACCGATCTTACGCCCAtccagaaggtaaaattgaagatgtatTGGTAAGGgtggataaatttatctttccagTAAATTTTCTgattttagaatgtgaagctgaCCATGATGTACTAATTATTCTTGGAAGATTGTTTCTTACTACTGGCAGGACCCTAATTGATGTACAGAAAGGCAAGCTAACCATAAGAGTGAATGATCAAAAGGTtacttttaatgtgtttaatgcGTTAAAATGCGTGGATGAGAATGAGAAATGTCACACCATTGACTTGATAAAAGCACTATTGGATGAATTCACAAAATTTTGCTACGGCAATTCTTGCAGTGAAGACGATTTGATGGAGCAAGGTGACACAGTAAGTTTTGAAGAGCTTGATGAATTTATGGAAGCCCAGCTGATAACGGATAGGCCAGGGAAGAAATTTGAATCCTTGGATTTATCAAAATGA